One genomic segment of Lysobacter sp. 5GHs7-4 includes these proteins:
- a CDS encoding SLC13 family permease has translation MEPQQIVFLLILAAALALFISEKLRVDLVAMLAMLALTLTGVLSPKEALSGFASEPAIIVAAVFVLSAGLSATGITDRIGAAIGRAAGGSEARAIAVIMPATAAMAAFSHHLMVTAMMLPILMRLAQERKLAASRLLMPMSLAASLGTTLTLISAPAFLLANDLLARNGGGRMDLFAITPIGAMLVAIGAVYMLAGRWLLPKRQGESGNVDYLKLERYYTELLVDKESPWIGKTLSAFDKAFQGRLQVVDWLRHGMRRRDQRADSPLAAGDVLLVRASPDEIASVRDEPGLSLHAVVKYGEKPREGGKAEAEALGEERLVQAVVAPRSEFLGRSVSEIDFLSTLGVVVVGLWRKEGWLRGELSELRLEEGDLLVLWGAQARLEQLAAHRAFLMLMPFDARGSTRRRAPLALGIMAASIALAATELLAPQIAFLLGAVAMVLTRCVSIERAYEEIDVRIYVMIAGVIPLGIAMDKTGTADLIAQLLSVHAQGLPVLGLLLLMFAAAALLTQILSDAATTVLLAPIALALAQSLSLPPLPFVVCTAMGAVASFLTPIGHHGNLLILNPGQYTFGDFLRVGVPLTSLIALTSAWMARWLWLGGPLLPFG, from the coding sequence ATGGAGCCGCAACAGATCGTATTCCTGCTGATCCTGGCCGCCGCGCTGGCCTTGTTCATCAGCGAGAAGCTGCGCGTGGACCTGGTGGCGATGCTGGCGATGCTGGCTTTGACGCTGACCGGCGTGTTGTCGCCCAAGGAGGCGTTGTCGGGATTCGCGAGCGAGCCGGCGATCATCGTCGCGGCGGTGTTCGTGTTGTCGGCGGGGCTGTCGGCGACCGGCATCACCGACCGCATCGGCGCGGCGATCGGGCGCGCGGCCGGCGGCAGCGAGGCGCGCGCGATCGCGGTGATCATGCCGGCGACCGCGGCGATGGCGGCGTTCTCGCACCATCTGATGGTCACCGCGATGATGCTGCCGATCCTGATGCGGCTGGCGCAGGAGCGCAAACTGGCGGCCTCGCGCCTGCTGATGCCGATGTCGCTGGCCGCATCGCTGGGCACCACGCTGACGCTGATCAGCGCGCCGGCGTTCCTGCTCGCCAACGACCTGTTGGCGCGCAACGGCGGCGGGCGCATGGACCTGTTCGCGATCACGCCGATCGGCGCGATGCTGGTCGCGATCGGCGCGGTCTACATGCTCGCCGGCCGCTGGCTGTTGCCCAAGCGCCAGGGCGAGAGCGGCAACGTCGATTACCTGAAACTGGAGCGCTATTACACCGAGTTGCTGGTGGACAAGGAATCGCCGTGGATCGGCAAGACCCTGTCGGCGTTCGACAAGGCCTTCCAGGGGCGCCTGCAGGTGGTGGATTGGCTGCGCCACGGCATGCGCCGCCGCGATCAGCGCGCCGACAGCCCGCTGGCCGCCGGCGACGTGCTGCTGGTGCGCGCCTCGCCCGACGAGATCGCCTCGGTGCGCGACGAGCCCGGGCTGTCGCTGCACGCGGTGGTCAAGTACGGCGAGAAGCCGCGCGAGGGCGGCAAGGCCGAGGCCGAGGCGCTGGGCGAGGAGCGCCTGGTGCAGGCGGTGGTGGCGCCGCGTTCGGAGTTCCTCGGCCGCAGCGTGTCGGAGATCGATTTCCTCAGCACGCTGGGCGTGGTCGTGGTCGGCCTGTGGCGCAAGGAAGGTTGGCTGCGCGGCGAACTGTCGGAGCTGCGCCTGGAGGAGGGCGACCTGCTGGTGCTGTGGGGCGCGCAGGCGCGGTTGGAGCAACTGGCCGCGCATCGCGCGTTTCTGATGCTGATGCCGTTCGACGCGCGTGGCAGCACGCGCCGGCGCGCGCCGCTGGCGCTGGGCATCATGGCCGCGTCGATCGCGCTGGCCGCGACCGAGCTGCTGGCGCCGCAGATCGCGTTCCTGCTGGGCGCGGTGGCGATGGTGCTGACGCGCTGCGTGAGCATCGAGCGCGCGTACGAGGAAATCGACGTGCGCATCTACGTGATGATCGCCGGCGTGATTCCGCTGGGCATCGCGATGGACAAGACCGGCACGGCCGACCTGATCGCGCAGCTGCTGTCCGTGCACGCGCAGGGTCTGCCGGTGCTGGGTTTGCTGCTGCTGATGTTCGCGGCCGCTGCGCTGCTGACCCAGATACTGTCCGACGCGGCGACCACGGTGCTGCTGGCGCCGATCGCGCTGGCCCTGGCGCAGAGCCTGAGCCTGCCGCCGCTGCCGTTCGTGGTCTGCACCGCGATGGGCGCGGTGGCTTCGTTCCTGACCCCGATCGGGCACCACGGCAACCTGCTGATCCTCAACCCCGGCCAGTACACCTTCGGCGACTTCCTGCGCGTGGGCGTGCCGCTGACCAGCCTGATCGCGCTGACTTCGGCGTGGATGGCGCGCTGGCTGTGGCTGGGCGGGCCGCTGCTGCCGTTCGGCTGA
- a CDS encoding VOC family protein encodes MKVTSYYPVIMTADVAATRAFYVRHFGFAELFSSDWYVHLQLHDDPSVNLAILDGEHETIPAVGRGRASGLLLNFEVEDVDAVHERLQAAGLPILRSLRDEAFGQRHFITADPNGVLIDVIKPIPPSAEFAAQYDAAALPT; translated from the coding sequence ATGAAAGTCACCAGCTACTACCCCGTGATTATGACCGCCGACGTCGCCGCCACCCGCGCCTTCTACGTCCGCCATTTCGGTTTCGCCGAGCTGTTCAGCAGCGACTGGTACGTGCACCTGCAGTTGCACGACGACCCGTCGGTCAACCTGGCCATCCTCGACGGCGAGCACGAAACCATCCCCGCGGTCGGCCGCGGACGCGCCAGCGGCCTGCTGCTGAACTTCGAGGTCGAGGACGTGGACGCCGTGCACGAGCGCCTGCAGGCGGCCGGCCTGCCCATCCTGCGCTCGCTGCGCGACGAGGCCTTCGGCCAGCGCCACTTCATCACCGCCGACCCCAACGGCGTGCTGATCGACGTGATCAAACCGATCCCGCCCAGCGCCGAATTCGCCGCGCAGTACGACGCCGCCGCCCTGCCGACCTGA